In the genome of Panthera leo isolate Ple1 chromosome F3, P.leo_Ple1_pat1.1, whole genome shotgun sequence, the window cttattATCACACAAGTTTGGGAGATATCTAATTCCCTTTCCCTTTGGAAACTAGAAGGTCTTGAAAGGGTCAGGGATCCAAGTCCCATGCAAAAGCCTCTAGCCAGTGATGGTGGCTTTTAGTCTTGCCACTGTTGAAGTGACAACACTCCATTTGGTTGTTAATGCCTCCAGTAGTCAAGCTCTTCAAGCTGTGGGGAAGATGGTGGGACAGTGATCAGGAGTAGAGAGTGTATTCATACAGCTTCATTGAAGACAAGTCTGGAAGCGCACTGTATTAAGGAATGTGGGTAGATATCAGTGTTATATATTGCCATTCTTTTAAGAAGAgacctaaaagattttttttttggcctaggTTGTGATAGCTCTTTTCCAAAGGAGGTGATAAGCTAAGGCACAACTTGAGATTAGCAAGCTACGTAGAGCTTCACCCTGAACTCtcttaaggtgtgtgtgtgtgtgtatgtgtatgtgtgtgtgtgttatgctAACAAATGAGGTCATTGATAATTGATTGAAGAAATATTGTAGGCTACCAACTCCTCTTGGAACACATAAAACATCAAGACATAATTACTTTCTTCactttaaaatcaaaatcactttaaaaaatagtatctgGTCTTTACATATACTAAAGAAAGCATAACACCTTTTCAAGTGTAAATGACATATTATTGGTAGCTCATTATTAATATTCCTTCCAACTTCCCAAGTTCTTTTATGGGACAACAGGGTTTTTTAGATATAACGTGTTTCCCAACAATCCTAGAATTTTCAAGTCTTTTAACCCTCTCTAGGGTATGACCCTGAATGACTCCTCTCAGTAGCTTTTGGCTAAATTATTAGGGTTTATAGAGGTGATGGTCTTCCATCTTAATATTCACTTCCTATTAAAAGACaaccagagaaatggaagaattatttAATCAGATAACCAAGTGCCTTACAGCTTTTCAGAGAAAGTGAAGTCAAGGCTCTTGTAGGCTGTTGTTTTAAGTGGACAGAATGTCTAGGAGATGTTGCTTgtcaaaataatatcaaatagtTTACAAAACTCTTGGAAGCTAAGTTTAGCAATGCAAAAGTCACAAGGTTGCAGAGGATGGGATCATTTGGAAAGGGACTTAGAAAGgttattaaacaaatataaaattggaTAGCAATGAATTGAAGTAGTGGCAATCTGTTCTCTCAAACTGGCATCCTATTTTAACagtggaaaaagaaatcacaataaTAAGGGTTTAGATTAACTTTGCTGAAAGGAAATGGCACAGAGGAAGTGGTACTCTACATCCAAGTCATCTTTGTGCCTATAGTGCCTGGCACTAGTAGATGTTTGATAATGTTTTTTCAGTTCAGCTGAGAAATGGATGTGAAGGCAATATGGGAAGCTTTAAGTCCTGCACAAATATAAAGACCTAAAAATTGTCTGATTGAGGAACTGGGACACTGaaagagagtaagggagagacagagcaaataACATAGAATCATTGTCCAAGTGTTAAATTATGAAATCTTTTGATATATTATTGACAAATAATAACTTCTCCTAGGCATAACTGTGCCTTCTGATTCAGAACTTCATGTTTGTTATTGATTCTGGTTAGCTACCTAAGGAAAAGATACAGATGTAGAATTTATGCCTTATCCCTAATTGTTATCATCTTTGCTGATACAATAGATTCCAATCAAAGACTTCAGAATGGTGGTCAATgcaatacataaaattttaaagtcaagGGAGGTGCAATTTCATCCTGTGTAAAGGGTTTAAAATTCTATTAGTATGTATTAGGTCTTGGTGACATTATATTACcataatacagaaagaaaataaatactggaAATAACCCATTTAACAATTAACACTTTCCACTAAATAATCCATTTAACAATTGATTTTAAGGAAAGATACTGAGTTATAAGAAGTACAATCTTTTGTGACTGGTGATTAGTTAAATCCTCaatacaggtttaaaaaaaataaacctcatggATGTGATCACACAAAGGACTCTGTCCTATAGTTCTAGGGTTGGCCTTGGTTCCTATTGGTCCTATATTCTTTGacctaaaatatgtattaaaattctgAGTTTCGGACAGAGAAGCCTCAATAAGTTGGTGATggtaattttacttattttggttgagtgggtaaatttaaatttttatttaatttaacaaatttaattcttatttcataATATGAAATGTCTAAGGAGTTTTAActaaaaaatttggaaatggtATCTgtttaggaaatttttatttaccaACTACCAAATGATTTCATTGAAAGATAATGAACAATGAtagcaattttaaataatattattatatttataaataattttgtcatctaaaaatttaataattactaTATTAAATGTATACTATAATATATTGAATGCTGGTTACAATATAAATAATTGcaagtatttttgttgttttggcaAAACATTCCCCTTCAATTAGTAAGAGCCCATTAATAATACTCTGCCTTCAAAGTGAAAAGTAATtattgggtggctcagctgtcaagtgtctgactttggctcaggtcatgatctcacagcttgtgagttcaagccctgcattgggctctgtgctgccagctcagagtctggagcctgcttcagattctgtgtctcttcatctctcggcccctcccctgctcatgctctgtctctctctctctctcaaaaataaataaacatcaaaaaacttttttaaagagaagtaaaTTATTAAACTTTCCAAAAAACAATTTTGTATGACTCTTCCTTAGCCACCCACTCTAGGGGGCAGGAGGTTGGTAGTTTTTTCTGTTATCACTGGTCTATGAAATCCCATAACTGCACTGCTAAGCTTGTGTTTGCTGAGCTTTGGAGTCTGAACACAAGAACATACAAGACCTCAGAATTCCTGCCTGAACTCATCTAACAAACTCCTACTTATCCATCAAAACCCAGATCAGAATTAAACCAACATTTCATCTATGCTACAACTCTACTACATactttatttactcatttgctaATTATTTATTGCATGCCTAATATGTGATGAGCTAAACAAGAgcattttgactatttttataaagtttctaAAAAGCCATTTCAACTCAAAGGGCATTGTGACACTGCTTTGTTTtgagatatacacacacacaaatacacatacacagacacgcacacatacacatacatatatgcatatatatatatatggatatatatatgtatggatatctatccatacatgtatatatctatataacttATGCATCTATGTACCTATGTTTCCATGTATCTATCTACATATAACCTATATCTACTGATTGAATTCTATGCTTATTCATGTCTACATATCTAAGGCTAACAAGAAACAAACAGATCTTCATTATGTTTATTGGGTGCCTCGACAGACACTTGCTTATGTATTATTCTGCCCTGCTCTTCATCACTTCATTTCTTATAAATCTATACTTAAATACTGAATGGAGAGCATTTGCCTTTCCAGGCTCATGTAAAGATGATGCCCTCTGGTGGATGGTGGTGAAGATCACACCTTTAACTATACAGCTctgggttggttttttgtttgttttctaaatttatcttCAGTTGGTCTTACATCCCAAAGTGATTAGGATTACTGTCAGAGTACTCATACCTACCGTGATGTGAAGAATACAGAAAGATCCTTTCATCCAACCAGGCCTGTCCATTCCACCATTATATTAGGCCTCAGTAATAATCTTTTGTGTCTTTGTAGGACCctgctaatatttattattttacctcaaaaatacatattgtgAGACATAATAATATTTGGAGGCATTAATTTACTACCAGAGATTAGTTCATCAGTGTCTAACAGGACCTCAAAAGAAACTactcagaaatggacagatctgTCGACATGTGGCTTTGATATCTCTTCAACTTTTACCTTTGCAGAGAGACAATAtcctaaaatattaacattttggcttttttttgtaaaaaacagTTATTTACAATAACTTTACCCTCAATTAATGAAAGACTGCCTCAAGATGAGGTTGGGTTATAATTGCAAAAAAGAAGAGTCAATTTTTAGGTTAAAAACATCCAAATTATGCCCTTAATACAAAAATAGGAGGCCTGAATgaattagaaaacagaattttgcCATATCACTAGGAAAGAGTGTAGAGGAAAAACAGATTCCCTACCTTCCCAATCTCAGGACACTAGAGGAGGTTCAACTAGGCTTTAGGAAGGAGGGACTGCAAAGCTAGGCAAGGCCTGAAAAATACCCAAGTTGTGGGGGAGAAACAAGGGGATGGGACCCAGAGGCGACAACCAGGAACAGGGCAGAACCTACAGAGAAAACTGCATACCTCCACTGGTCACCAAAACCAAGGAGAGGCACAGAAGCTAAACTAAtgcctgataaatattttattccaccCCAGGGACCACTGCTTATTTCCAATGGAGAGCAGCATCGTTACCTGATCAAATATCCCACTGGCGCAAGGTGTAAGCCTTCCATGGAGAGCTGCCTGCTGGTCACATGCATGCCATGGCACATTCAGAGACATTGCTGACCCCCATCAAAATGACACTGGGAAGCACCTCCCCCTTTGCAGCAACTCAGAATGCTCACAAGCCCCCCAAACCATAGAGTAGAGAACCTTCGTGACCAGACAATAATTCATCCCTGCTACACTTTAACGCTTGAGCAAGAAAATTAACAAGAGTAACGCCAGAACCAAAGAAAGATGGGTATGTCTAGTTCTCCTAGGAaccagaagaaaaagggaaactaGAAGGATGATGACCCCCTAGAACCCCTGCCTCAGCCTCACTCTGTCCTAAGCCTGGATATTATAGCCATGACCAAGAGTAAGGGAAGCTTGACATATTCTTCATATCCTGGGGTGGCAGGGAAAGAAGCATAACGGGTGTCATAAAGACATTCTTTTGCAAGTTGCCAACAATTTAACTTTACTACTCAGAATTCGACCTCCCTTGACACTCAGATATAGCATTATGTGACATAGCTAAATGTCTGGCTACTTTGAGCCAGTTTTTAACCCTTTGAGGTTTTAGATTATCATCTATGAACCTACATGATAAGACAGTTGTgaggatcaaaaagaaaatttcatggaATAAATAAGCCATTGAATTCTCCTACATGTAAGAGCCAGAAAGGATTGGCTCCAGGTGAGTCTGCTACTTGGAAATTGATTGAGGTGTGTACAGAGCAATGGGCTGATTGCTGATCTACCCAGGGAGAAGAATCTGACAGACTCTACACTCGGGGAGACCGATCGATAAATTCTGGAAGCACATGAGTCCTTTTGAGACCTCACTCTGTGCAAGGTGTTGCTCTGTTCTGATAGACCCTGCAGAAGAAACTGCCTTCAAGGATTGTGGTGGTGTTACCATGGCATCACATATGTCCTAACTCCTCAAAAtgcatacattaaatatgtgtgattgtttttatattaagtatatctcattaaagctgaaaataaagGATTTCTTTGATAAATCATAACCTAAGGAAAGAATTAAACAATAGTTCTCTGAGTTATTTATAGTGAAAATAACAGTTTAGATTTAGTATGGGTATtgaagagagaaagggtgaggagGTGATTATTATCATAGGTAAATTATTATGATGTACTAAATGTAACTAGGGCTCAGTATGCTCTGGGGTGGGTGAGGATATTTATAAAGACCCAAAGACAGGATAtagtacatttattttcatgctcTCCTGGGAGGGATGTGAAGAATACAGAGAGGAGCAAGGCAAGCAGAATGCCTTGGTTGGAGTTGAGGAGAGAgtagggaggtgggggaaatagTTGGGAAGCTGAGGATGAAGGTCATAGTCACATATCTCTTGTGTTTCATTTGCCTTGCCTCTGCACCCTGCTCAGCAAATGAGACTAAGAAAAGCCAGAAGGGGTGAAGGGTATGCCCATCCCAGCAGAGTCTGTTGCCTCAGTCATCTTCTCTGACACCTGCACTTCCCACAACTTCTCTTCCAGGTATTCCAGAATGTGCAGGTGACAGAAACCATTCCTGGCTTACCCAGGTTCAAACATCAACAAATGTAACAATACCACAAAAAAGAGAAGCCATAGACCCAGATCATCAAAATGGCAATGGAAGCCACATGCCAGCAGAAGAAGGTGGTGACAAATATAATGTTGTTTTTgtcatcatccatccatttataACCAGAAATTGGTTTGTACAGCATAAAGCCTATCTGAATCAGCCAAGAGCCTGTCATCATATAAAAAAAGGCCTTCATCACCCAGAGTTGCAGCATATCAGGGGCCCACAGCTCTGCGATCACCACCAACGCCAGCAGGAATATGGCCTGAGTGAGCAGGATGTGAGACTGCAGCTCCACACCTTCTGAGTCCTGCATGTGAGACACCatcagaggcagaaacagaaacatGCCCAGGGCTTGGGCACCTTGCTCCAGAGCAGCACACCTCTGGGGTAGCACGTTCTGGCTCACCACATCTACACACCCGCTCAGGAAGAAGGTCATATATAGAGTGAGATGCTGCCACTGTTTGCGGTACAAAAAGTTTCTCTGATGATATATCTTGCTGATGAGTACAAACTGTCCATGTATGTTATGCAGCTCTTGAACTACTAAAATGCAGGCACTTAATATCTTCACCAGCCCAACATAGTGTATTTGTCTCAGCCTTGCCCATCTTCCTTTGCTCCAGGGATGGCGTGGCAGATACTGGACAGGGTAGTTGCATATCAAGGCCCTGGAGACTAGTCGTGCATGATAAAGTCcatagaagaagagagacagtCCGGGGTACAAATGACCTTCAAAGCCTCCCATGGGACTGAAGGTAGGTCTGACCAAAAGCAGAGACAACCAGCTCAGAAATGGTCGCCTCAGGTTCTAGAGTGTGGAGGGAGCTTCCTGAAGTCTACTTATATCCTCTCTCCAGCTCATTGCATCTACATACAGAGGGGAAATGGTTTTGGAGGAAACCCAAATTTACGGTGGGGTGGGTGTCATGGTTTCCGTTCTGGTCTTCTGCTCTGGTTCATTGACAGCTAACCATCCATTGCCAATGAAATAAGCATATTCGCCATCACAATGCCTGGGCATCTGCAGTTCTTGGAGATTATGCTAAAGGCCCCCCTTGCCTCTCTTACTTGTCCTTGACGTTCCTTACTTCCCTCTCAAAGTCACAGAACATAAGAAAGAACTGAGAGAAAGCATGGAGAAtacacaatgtctggcatatcTCTTAAGACTCCTCGCATATAATCTCCTATAATTACTaggtataaataaatgtattctcaCAGGCATAAACAGTCTTAAGAGTCACAAGTAAACCTACACAATACCCAACTACTCTGATGTTATTTGAGGATTACCAGAACGATATTCACTCCTGAGAATCTCCTGCTGATCTCCAGATCAGAAATGACATGCCACCACCTGAGATTCTTTCCTTTGGGCTGAAGCAATGTTTTTCCAAGTTAAAATGCAGGTGAATAGGTTCTACTCAGAGGTACTGATTCTGAATTTCTTGGGGGTGGTGTCTTGTAATAAGCATTCCAAGAAACGTTCCCAGGTAGTTCTTAGGCACATTAAATTTTGAGGATCACTGAGTAAAATGTAGGTACTGGTAAGAAAGAAGATCTtattgaggtgcctggctggctcaatcagttagtttctgacttcaggtcaggtcatgatctcacaattcagtGTTCGACCCcagcaacaggctctgtgctgacagctcagagcctggaccctgcttcagatcctgtgtgcttctctctctcattttgccCGTCTccagcttgtgctttgtctctctctgtctctcaaaaataaataatcattaaaagttttttttaaaaaaagaaagaagatcctATTAAGCTAGTAACCTTAGTGTGAATTAGccatcaaatattttctctcatgaaATAAGCATTTAGTTAGAATGTAATGGTCATATTACCCTTCACGACAGTCAATCAAGTACAAGAATGTCTCAAGTTAAATTTGTGTCATATTGCTcctatatatttccattttggtttatttattggTAAATTCTCTTTTGTTCCTACTATCAATGGatcttccattttatttgatcagttttacaaatacaaaaaactataattttatattgatcttCATATTAATCGTCTTGTTGCATGTAGCTACTGCTCTTactaattttcaaatgattttatataATCATGTTATCTTCAGTAATGACAAAATAATCTCCTCTTATatatacttttgtcttttctaatTGCCTTTTCCAATTGCATTAGCATGATAGAATTCTATTGTTGTTTTAACTATGAAATCTCCTGGGAAGTGTCTCCTCAAGCCCTGGGGGTTTAGTGGGAGCTATCATTTTCTGATAAATCCTGCTTTCCCAGTCACAGATCAGACAAGGGACGAGCCCCTAATCCAGTGAGGCTAATCTAAACCCTtcagcaaaaatttttttaatcaaagaaaacaCCTCTCAGATCTTTCATAGATTATATCAATTCTGTTCACAGCTGAACTAATTagcatatttgaattttatttccttctccatgGATCCAATAACatattagttatctgttgctgtgtaacaattTAACACAATttaatttagtggcttaaaacatcaTGCATTCatttcagtttctgtgggtcaggacgCAAGACAGCTCTCTATGGGACCTCTGCTCACAAGTCTCACAAGGTACAGTCATGGTGACACCCAGGCTGCACTTCATGCTGAAGCTGAGTCCTCTTCCAAGTTCACATGGTTGTAGCAGAATTCCATAGGACTGAGGTCCCATTTGCTTGCTAGTTATCATTTCACATGTACCAGATAGACAAAAATGAGCTTGACAACAGTCTGACAATGTGAAATAAATAGAATGATTAATACATTGCTAGTGGAAATGTAAATGATACACTTTGTTAAAGAATTTGATGTTATGTGGCATTATGTAGTAAAGTTGAAGATACATATCCTTACTTGTATAAACTGTACAGTAACTCTCATACATGCATAAACGGATCATATTTAGGAATCTCCATAACAGCACTGTCTATAactggcagagagaaggaggaataatcaaaatgtctttcaacattaaaatgtatagataaactttttttataaaatgaaaatgatagagaagtaaaagtgaaaaatgaaaaatacagctATAGTCAACAACAttttgatagttaattttatgtgacaacttgactgggccacagggtgcccaggttaaatattatttctgggtgtgtctatgagattaacatttgaatttagTAAAGTAGATTATCCACCCCAATGTGGGTGGCCTCATGAAATCTGTTGAGAACCTCAATAGAACAAAAGGTAGAGGAAGATGGAATTCAtccctttttcttcctgcctctatACTGGACTGGGACATAGGTCTTCTTTTGCTCATGTACTGGGGCTTATACCATCAGTTCCCTTGGCTCTCAAGTCTGTAGACTCTGACTGGAATTATACTACAAGGTCTCTGACCTAGAGACAGTGAATGTGGGATTTCTgtgcctccataatcacatgagccattTCCTCATGATCAGTCTCCtttatatgtatacatctatTGGTTCTACTTCTCTCGGGAACTCTGACTGATACCAATGTGgaacttcaaaaatataattttatatgaaaaaagaatgtcacaaaagaatatatactgtatgcatatatatactgtgtgtatatacacgtgtgtgtgtggatatatatatatatagttcaaaaacacacaaaactaaaCAATGTGAACACATATGTGGAACATAAATCAAATTCAGGAAAATGTTTACCCCCCAGAGGGGAAGAATAGGATAGATTTGAGAGAGACGCAGAGGCATGGAAAATAACAATGGTTTTCTGTTCTTATAGTTGGTGGGGACCACAGGAGCGTTGATTGTATCCCAACTCTGTAGAGTTTACATGTAgtctataaatgttattttttatctactgaatattaatttttttatttgagagagagagaatgagttggggggggaggggcagaggaagagagagagagagagagagagagagagagagagagagagagagagagagaatctcaagcaggctccacatggaggctgacgcggggcttgatcccaccagcctgggatcatgacctgagctgcaatcaagagtcagatgctcaactgactgagctacccaggtgccccaatattaatTTGCTTTCACAGAAGTAAGAAGACTAAGTAGAAGTGCTGTGTAGGTAAGTACGAATTGATGTCTATTAAGTCCACTTTAGGGTGAGAAGGTGGGAAGACAGCTGTTTGCAATAGGCCTCTCCAAATGCCAAAATGAGTTTTTCTCTAGGACATCAACACTTACATGTATCATTCTACAACTGGCTGTTTTTCACTTAGTCATAGAATGTGTTGGAGGCAGAGCTATTTTGTTATATGATAGCACTATTGATTCCATTTAATATTATCATATTTATCTAGCCCCATAGTGTTGGACATGTTGGTCtagctgatttattttttttattttttttttttattttttttttcaacgttttttatttatttttgggacagagagagacagagcatgaacgggggaggggcagagagagagggagacacagaatcggaaacaggctccaggctccgagccatcagcccagagcctgacgcggggctcgaactcacggaccgcaagatcgtgacctggctgaagtcggacgcttaaccgactgcgccacccaggcgcccctagctgatttattttttaataataaattctgATTAAATATTCTTCTTTAGAGTACATAACCATAAACAGCATTTCTGAGtcacagagtattttttttaatttaatagttaATTAATGAATCTCCCTTGTGGTCATACCAATTTTCAGTCACCCCTACAATATATTAATCAACAAGTTCTCTGCATTATTTATCCCCACCTACTGCCCTTGTCCAAGCATCACCAACTCTGCATTGTTGCAACATCTCTTAACTGAGTTCTAATCCTCATCTATTCCTGTCCCCATTGCAGCCAGAGTGAGCTTTGGGAATAAAGAGCAAATAATGCCACTGGCTAATTTAAATTCTCCAGTAGCACCCCATTAATTTATGGATAAAATCCATACCCTTAGAATAAGCTTGAAGGTGCCTCTTACTTTGGCCTGGCCTCATTTCCAGTCCCTCCTCACATGTACCATTGTCTCCAGGCATATCAGAAGCTTCCAGTTCAGTCTTGAATGGTCTTCCTGTTCCACATTCTTTTTCTATCCAGGAaactcctcctttctcctttaaagTTCCGCTCAAGTACTGTCTACCGTCTCTCCTTCCAACTAGGAAAGAAATCTCTCTATGCAACTTATACACATTTCTATAGTTACACTTATACACATACACTTATGCACATCTCTACAGTCACATGGTTTTACCACTCTTTATTTACTGGGAAGTATTTGAAGTTGGAGACCATGTTctgtcttctttgtctctttagaATCTAGCCCCACACCTGGAGGTGCTCAgtgtttgataaatgaataaatgagtgaactaTCATATGAACACATGGTCTCTgccataaaatgttttataatctaGTTATAAAGACAGAGTAGAAACATACAAATGACGCAAAGTCGCTAATTCTAAGAGCTAAATATCGAATAAGTGAAACAAATGTCCAGAACTATTTAATTAGAGGAAAGAGTTCACTCCTGCTGTCGAAGTCAAGACAAATACAATCATTCACAATGAACAGCTGGAGAGACTAACATATATAAGTTCAAATTTTATCTTCCAACTCCTTTGTCCTTGGATGAAAAGGGTGTGGAGGACTTGGCATAATTGCAACACAAATATTCACTCTCTTGGGGGGCAATATTGCCCCTATGGAGAGCACATGGTGTAAACCAATGGCAGAGTGTAATCCCAGAAAAGAGCTTAGTAATGCAGAACAGAGCTCATATTCAAAGAATGTCTGTCTTTCAGTGATAGGCGTTGAGGGTTCATTAGTGAGGGGTAGACTAGATGGTCTCAAAGAGTCTACCAGGTTCTGCATGTGTGGCTGTCAGAGCCCACATATTTCATGGTGAAAGTCCTGGTATAGTAATTAGGAAAGTCATGTGCTATTAGAGGGATGTAAGTGAAAATTTCTCTCCTCTTACTCCTCTCCAGACAATAA includes:
- the LOC122211822 gene encoding transmembrane epididymal protein 1-like; protein product: MGGFEGHLYPGLSLFFYGLYHARLVSRALICNYPVQYLPRHPWSKGRWARLRQIHYVGLVKILSACILVVQELHNIHGQFVLISKIYHQRNFLYRKQWQHLTLYMTFFLSGCVDVVSQNVLPQRCAALEQGAQALGMFLFLPLMVSHMQDSEGVELQSHILLTQAIFLLALVVIAELWAPDMLQLWVMKAFFYMMTGSWLIQIGFMLYKPISGYKWMDDDKNNIIFVTTFFCWHVASIAILMIWVYGFSFLWYCYIC